A single Pseudomonas putida DNA region contains:
- a CDS encoding NAD(P)/FAD-dependent oxidoreductase, translated as MHIAIIGSGIAGLTCAHLLSRRHTVTLFEAADRVGGHTHTVDVHWRGQHYAVDTGFIVFNNWTYPHFIRLLEHLGVASRITEMSFSVHDPRTGFEYNGHNLRSLFAQRRNLLSPGFWGMLGDVLRFNRQAPADLDQQRIDGATTLGNYLRDNRYGQRFIDHYIVPMGSAIWSMSRADMLQFPLQFFVRFCRNHGLLSVNQRPQWRVIEGGSRSYLAPLCRPFAERIRLSCPVQRVSRDDEGVNVAWAGGSERFDKVVFACHSDQALALLEAPSEHEQAILGAIHYTSNDVVLHTDTRLLPQRRRAWASWNYRLGSSEQAPAAVTYDMNILQGIEAPVTFCVSLNQTALVDPTQILARFEYAHPQYSLAAVAAQARQAELQGPLHSYYCGAYWANGFHEDGVLSALTVASHFGEQL; from the coding sequence ATGCACATCGCCATCATCGGCAGCGGCATCGCCGGCCTCACCTGCGCCCACCTGCTGTCCCGCCGGCATACCGTCACGTTGTTCGAAGCGGCGGACCGGGTCGGTGGGCATACCCATACCGTCGATGTGCACTGGCGCGGCCAGCACTATGCGGTGGACACCGGTTTCATCGTCTTCAACAACTGGACCTACCCGCACTTCATCCGCCTGCTGGAACACCTGGGCGTCGCCTCGCGGATCACCGAGATGAGCTTTTCGGTGCACGACCCGCGTACGGGCTTCGAGTACAACGGGCACAACCTGCGCAGCCTGTTTGCCCAGCGCCGCAACCTGCTGTCGCCAGGCTTCTGGGGCATGCTGGGCGATGTGCTGCGCTTCAACCGCCAGGCGCCGGCCGACCTCGACCAACAGCGTATCGATGGCGCGACCACTCTGGGCAATTACCTGCGCGACAACCGCTACGGCCAACGCTTCATCGACCATTACATCGTGCCCATGGGTTCGGCCATCTGGTCGATGTCACGGGCCGACATGCTGCAGTTTCCGCTGCAGTTCTTCGTGCGCTTCTGCCGCAACCATGGCCTGCTGTCGGTCAACCAGCGCCCGCAATGGCGGGTGATCGAGGGCGGTTCACGCAGCTACCTGGCGCCGCTGTGCCGGCCCTTTGCCGAACGCATCCGCTTGAGCTGCCCGGTGCAACGGGTCAGCCGCGACGACGAAGGCGTGAACGTGGCCTGGGCAGGCGGCAGCGAACGCTTCGACAAGGTGGTGTTCGCCTGCCACAGCGACCAGGCCCTGGCGCTGCTGGAAGCCCCCAGCGAGCACGAACAGGCAATCCTCGGCGCCATCCACTACACCAGCAACGACGTGGTGCTGCACACCGACACCCGCCTGCTACCTCAGCGGCGCAGGGCCTGGGCCAGCTGGAACTACCGCCTGGGCAGCAGCGAACAGGCACCCGCTGCCGTTACCTACGACATGAACATCCTGCAAGGCATCGAGGCGCCGGTCACCTTTTGCGTCAGCCTCAATCAGACCGCACTGGTGGACCCCACGCAAATACTCGCCCGCTTCGAGTACGCGCACCCGCAGTACAGCCTTGCCGCCGTGGCCGCCCAGGCCCGTCAGGCCGAACTGCAGGGCCCGCTGCACAGCTACTACTGCGGCGCCTACTGGGCCAACGGCTTCCACGAAGACGGCGTGCTCAGCGCGCTGACCGTCGCCAGCCACTTTGGAGAACAGCTGTGA
- a CDS encoding nuclear transport factor 2 family protein — protein sequence MSTYLQHFTERFATLGAHNLDLLGDLYSEDVTFRDPLHQISGLTALRGYFAQLYANVAEVRYTFEGLDEPQPGHGYIRWTLHYRHPRLAGGQPISLQGCSHLRWRGRVHFHQDYFDAGALLYEHVPVMGRAVRWLKSRLA from the coding sequence ATGTCCACCTACCTGCAGCACTTCACCGAACGCTTTGCCACGCTAGGTGCACACAATCTCGACCTGCTGGGCGACTTGTACAGCGAGGATGTCACCTTTCGCGACCCGCTCCATCAGATCAGCGGGCTCACAGCCTTGCGTGGCTATTTCGCGCAGCTGTATGCCAACGTTGCCGAGGTTCGCTACACCTTCGAGGGCCTTGATGAGCCACAGCCCGGCCACGGCTACATCCGCTGGACCCTGCACTACCGCCACCCACGCCTGGCGGGCGGGCAGCCGATCAGTCTGCAAGGCTGCAGCCATCTGCGCTGGCGCGGTCGGGTTCACTTTCATCAGGACTACTTCGACGCCGGCGCCTTGCTGTATGAGCATGTTCCCGTCATGGGCCGGGCGGTTCGCTGGCTCAAGAGCAGGCTGGCATGA
- a CDS encoding SDR family NAD(P)-dependent oxidoreductase translates to MSRCWLTGASSGIGAVLALRLLEQGHQVALGARRADSLAELAARFAGQVLLAVGDVDQPEQVARIAAQIEQAWGSLDLVILNAGTCEYLEPGQFDPALVERVVRTNLIGTSHCLAAALPLLRRGQRPHLVVMGSSVSWLALPRAGAYGASKAALRYLVESLRLDLAREGIDVTLVSPGFVDTPLTRRNDFPMPQLWSAERAAGYIAARLPHRPLEITFPATFTLLLRLLGALPARWRLKLGQRLARQPQG, encoded by the coding sequence ATGAGCCGCTGCTGGCTGACCGGTGCCAGCAGCGGCATTGGTGCAGTACTGGCGCTGCGCCTGCTGGAGCAAGGCCACCAGGTAGCGCTTGGGGCGCGCCGGGCAGACAGCCTGGCGGAGCTGGCCGCACGCTTTGCCGGCCAGGTCCTGCTGGCGGTCGGCGATGTCGACCAACCTGAGCAGGTGGCACGCATCGCCGCGCAGATCGAACAGGCCTGGGGCTCGCTGGACCTGGTAATCCTGAATGCCGGCACCTGCGAGTACCTGGAGCCGGGGCAGTTCGACCCGGCCCTGGTCGAACGGGTGGTCCGCACCAACCTGATCGGCACCAGCCATTGCCTGGCCGCTGCCCTGCCCTTGTTGCGCCGTGGCCAACGCCCGCACCTGGTGGTGATGGGCAGCTCGGTCAGCTGGCTGGCGCTGCCACGGGCCGGTGCCTACGGCGCGTCCAAGGCAGCGCTGCGCTACCTGGTCGAGTCGCTGCGCCTGGACCTTGCCCGCGAAGGCATCGATGTCACCCTGGTCAGCCCCGGCTTCGTCGATACCCCGCTGACGCGCCGCAACGACTTCCCCATGCCACAGCTATGGAGCGCCGAGCGCGCGGCCGGGTACATTGCTGCGCGCCTGCCACACCGCCCACTGGAGATCACCTTCCCCGCCACCTTCACCCTGTTGCTGCGCCTGCTCGGCGCACTGCCGGCACGCTGGCGCCTGAAGCTGGGCCAGCGCCTGGCGCGCCAACCCCAGGGCTGA
- a CDS encoding SAM-dependent methyltransferase has product MSEPTLSVSKSASIAPLLGGLARHAVLAQLRQLSHGHLRLISQDRQWTFGDVASPLYAEVEILDDAAWGLVAGNGSIGAGEGYIHGYWRSPDLAAVTRLFVANLDVLDAMEGGLARLARPALRLLHRFNHNSRRGARRNILAHYDLGNALFERLLDPTMMYSAARFDSAEQSLEQAQANKLRLICEKLELKPDDHLLEIGSGWGSLAIHAAVQHGCRVTTTTLSAAQHAHTLQRVKALGLERHVTVLHEDYRDLRGRFDKLVSIEMIEAVGHRYLPTYFRQCASLLKDDGLMLLQAITIRDQRYALARRSVDFIQRYIFPGGALPSLSVLLDTASRQTALNLVHLEDFGQDYARTLRHWRDNLLHSRTELARLGYDDAFQRLWEFYLCYCQGGFEERTIGVAQMLWAGPKARRAPLPGA; this is encoded by the coding sequence ATGTCCGAACCGACCTTGAGCGTTAGCAAATCGGCCAGCATCGCTCCGCTGCTCGGCGGCCTGGCCAGGCATGCGGTACTGGCGCAGCTGCGCCAGTTGAGCCACGGCCATCTGCGCCTGATCAGCCAGGACCGGCAATGGACCTTCGGCGACGTCGCCAGCCCGCTGTACGCCGAGGTGGAGATCCTTGACGATGCCGCCTGGGGCCTGGTGGCCGGCAATGGCTCGATCGGCGCCGGCGAAGGCTATATCCATGGCTACTGGCGCAGCCCGGACCTGGCCGCGGTGACCCGGCTGTTCGTCGCCAACCTCGACGTGCTGGACGCCATGGAGGGCGGCCTGGCCCGCCTGGCGCGCCCGGCCCTGCGCCTGCTGCACCGCTTCAACCACAACAGCCGACGCGGTGCGCGGCGCAACATCCTGGCCCACTACGACCTGGGCAATGCCCTGTTCGAACGGCTGCTCGATCCGACCATGATGTATTCCGCTGCGCGCTTCGACAGCGCCGAGCAAAGCCTGGAGCAGGCTCAGGCAAACAAGCTCCGGCTTATCTGCGAGAAGCTCGAACTCAAGCCCGACGATCACCTGCTGGAAATCGGCAGCGGCTGGGGTAGCCTGGCCATCCATGCCGCCGTGCAGCATGGCTGCCGGGTCACCACCACCACCCTCTCCGCCGCGCAGCACGCCCACACCTTGCAGCGGGTCAAGGCGCTGGGCCTGGAACGGCATGTCACCGTACTGCACGAGGACTACCGCGACCTGCGTGGGCGCTTCGACAAGCTGGTGTCCATCGAAATGATCGAGGCCGTCGGCCACCGTTACCTGCCCACCTACTTCCGTCAGTGCGCCTCGCTGCTCAAGGACGATGGCCTGATGCTGCTGCAGGCCATCACCATTCGCGACCAGCGCTATGCTCTGGCCCGGCGCTCGGTGGACTTCATCCAGCGCTACATTTTCCCCGGCGGCGCGCTGCCCTCGCTGAGCGTGCTGCTCGACACCGCCAGCCGCCAGACGGCGCTGAACCTGGTGCACCTTGAGGACTTCGGCCAGGACTATGCGCGCACCCTGCGCCATTGGCGCGACAACCTGCTCCACTCGCGCACGGAGCTGGCCAGGCTCGGTTACGACGATGCCTTCCAGCGCCTGTGGGAGTTCTACCTGTGCTATTGCCAGGGCGGCTTCGAGGAACGGACCATCGGCGTGGCACAGATGCTGTGGGCCGGGCCCAAGGCACGACGGGCGCCGCTGCCGGGCGCCTGA
- the cynR gene encoding transcriptional regulator CynR produces the protein MLARHIQYFLAVAQHQSFTRAATALHVSQPALSQQVRQLEESLGAQLFDRSGRSTRLTDAGEVYLRYARRAAQELEQAKRAIHDVSDLSRGLLRVAVTPTFTTYLVGPLVEAFHARYANITLNVREMSQERMEAMLLADELDLGIAFEDVQAQDIEASPLLVETLALVVNRRHPLAKATGIGLQALSTESLILLSGEFATREQIDRFFQQHGIHPQVRMEANTISAVIEIVRRTSLSTLLPATIALANEDLVAIALEPVRLQRTAVLMQRRGGYQRATARAFIELAAEVAAALEK, from the coding sequence ATGCTTGCCCGACACATCCAGTACTTCCTCGCCGTGGCGCAACACCAAAGCTTCACTCGCGCCGCAACGGCCCTGCATGTGTCGCAGCCGGCACTGTCGCAGCAGGTGCGGCAGCTGGAGGAAAGCCTTGGCGCGCAGCTGTTCGATCGCTCGGGGCGTAGCACACGGCTGACCGATGCCGGGGAGGTCTACCTGCGTTATGCACGACGGGCCGCGCAGGAACTGGAGCAAGCCAAGCGTGCGATTCATGACGTCAGCGACCTCAGCCGCGGCCTGCTGCGGGTGGCCGTGACGCCAACGTTCACGACTTACCTGGTCGGCCCCTTGGTCGAGGCGTTCCATGCTCGTTATGCGAACATCACCCTGAACGTGCGTGAAATGTCCCAGGAGCGCATGGAAGCGATGCTGCTTGCAGACGAGCTGGACCTGGGGATCGCATTCGAGGACGTTCAGGCCCAGGACATCGAGGCCAGCCCTTTACTGGTCGAGACCTTGGCGTTGGTGGTCAACCGCCGGCACCCCTTGGCCAAGGCAACAGGTATCGGGCTGCAAGCGCTGAGCACTGAATCATTGATCTTGCTCAGCGGGGAGTTCGCCACCCGCGAACAGATCGACCGTTTCTTCCAGCAACATGGCATTCACCCACAGGTGCGGATGGAGGCCAACACCATCAGTGCAGTGATCGAGATCGTACGCCGTACGTCCCTGTCGACCTTGTTGCCTGCAACCATTGCCCTTGCCAATGAAGACCTGGTTGCCATTGCACTCGAACCGGTCCGTTTGCAGCGCACGGCGGTATTGATGCAGCGCAGGGGCGGTTATCAGCGTGCAACCGCCCGCGCATTCATCGAACTGGCTGCAGAGGTGGCAGCGGCGCTGGAAAAGTGA
- a CDS encoding DUF1365 domain-containing protein, which translates to MNSSLCHGWLSHRRLTPGHHAFRYRVGMCYLDLDELPRLLGLSRWLGRSRLAPLCWRESDYLPALTRQGMPLVEAARLLVGQATGQVPEGAIHLLTQPRCWGLSFNPVSVYFCHDRQGQVAAVLLEVRNTPWRERFHYVLPVQGNLAQPFAVAKAFHVSPFMPMDMDYRLRFALDAQRVRVHMENWRAGRKVFDADLALQRQPLDRANLQRHILAFPWMSLRTVTGIYWQALRLLLKRTPLYDHIASQHDLAPGQAIREEPDHVRTDLER; encoded by the coding sequence GTGAACAGCAGCCTGTGCCACGGCTGGCTCAGCCACCGGCGCCTGACGCCTGGGCACCACGCGTTTCGCTACCGCGTCGGCATGTGCTACCTGGACCTCGACGAGCTGCCGCGCCTGCTGGGCCTGTCCCGCTGGCTTGGGCGCTCGCGCCTGGCGCCGTTGTGCTGGCGCGAAAGCGACTACCTGCCCGCATTGACTCGCCAGGGCATGCCCCTGGTCGAGGCCGCGCGCCTGCTGGTTGGCCAGGCCACCGGGCAGGTGCCCGAAGGTGCCATTCACCTGCTGACGCAACCACGCTGCTGGGGGCTGTCGTTCAACCCGGTCAGCGTCTACTTCTGCCACGACCGCCAAGGGCAGGTGGCGGCCGTGCTGCTGGAGGTGCGCAATACCCCCTGGCGCGAGCGCTTTCACTACGTGCTGCCGGTGCAAGGCAACCTGGCCCAGCCATTTGCCGTGGCCAAGGCCTTCCACGTCTCGCCGTTCATGCCGATGGACATGGACTACCGGCTGCGCTTCGCCCTCGATGCGCAACGTGTACGCGTGCACATGGAAAACTGGCGCGCCGGGCGCAAGGTGTTCGACGCCGACCTCGCCCTGCAACGCCAGCCGCTCGATCGCGCCAACTTGCAACGCCACATCCTGGCCTTCCCATGGATGAGCCTGCGCACCGTCACCGGCATCTACTGGCAAGCCCTGCGCCTGCTGCTCAAACGCACCCCCCTATACGACCACATCGCCAGCCAGCACGACCTGGCGCCAGGCCAAGCCATCCGCGAGGAGCCCGACCATGTCCGAACCGACCTTGAGCGTTAG
- the cynS gene encoding cyanase, producing MIQSQATQSVRQALTEVILMAKARKDLSYAQITEGTGLSEAFVTAALLGQHPLPADAAKVVGEKLGLDVDGIALLQTIPVRGCMENGVPTDPTIYRFYEMLQVYGTTLKALVHEKFGDGIISAINFKLDVKKVDDPEGGSRAVITLDGKYLPTKPF from the coding sequence ATGATCCAGTCGCAAGCTACCCAAAGTGTTCGCCAGGCCCTGACCGAAGTCATCCTCATGGCCAAGGCCCGCAAGGACCTGTCCTATGCCCAGATCACCGAGGGCACCGGCCTGTCCGAGGCCTTCGTCACCGCCGCCCTGCTCGGCCAGCACCCACTGCCCGCCGATGCCGCCAAGGTGGTAGGCGAAAAGCTTGGCCTCGACGTTGACGGCATCGCCCTGCTGCAAACCATCCCGGTACGCGGCTGCATGGAAAACGGCGTGCCGACCGACCCGACCATCTACCGCTTCTACGAGATGCTGCAGGTGTACGGCACCACGCTGAAAGCGCTGGTCCACGAGAAGTTCGGCGACGGCATCATCAGCGCCATCAACTTCAAGCTGGACGTGAAGAAGGTCGACGATCCGGAAGGCGGCTCCCGTGCCGTGATCACCCTGGATGGCAAGTACCTGCCTACCAAGCCGTTCTGA
- a CDS encoding carbonic anhydrase translates to MKDIIDGFLKFQRDAFPERVKLFKDLATQQSPRALFISCSDSRLVPELVTQREPGDLFVIRNAGNIVPSYGPEPGGVSASVEYAVAALQVADIVICGHSDCGAMTAIATCNCLEHMPAVAGWLRYADSARVVNEARQHPDQPTKVAAMVRENVIAQLANIQTHPSVRLALEEGRVTLHGWIYDIESGRIDAFDGRSGSFVSLAANPDVCAVSHQARHVA, encoded by the coding sequence ATGAAAGACATCATCGACGGTTTCCTGAAGTTCCAGCGCGACGCCTTCCCCGAGCGGGTCAAGCTGTTCAAGGACCTGGCCACCCAACAAAGCCCAAGGGCACTGTTCATCTCCTGCTCCGACAGCCGCCTGGTACCCGAACTGGTGACCCAGCGCGAGCCCGGCGACCTGTTCGTCATCCGCAACGCCGGCAACATCGTGCCCTCCTACGGCCCTGAGCCGGGTGGCGTATCGGCTTCGGTCGAATATGCCGTCGCGGCGCTGCAGGTGGCCGACATCGTGATCTGCGGCCACTCGGACTGCGGCGCAATGACCGCCATCGCCACCTGCAATTGCCTGGAGCACATGCCCGCCGTAGCCGGCTGGCTGCGCTACGCCGACTCGGCCCGGGTGGTCAACGAAGCCCGCCAGCACCCCGACCAGCCGACCAAGGTCGCGGCCATGGTGCGCGAGAACGTCATCGCCCAACTGGCCAATATCCAGACCCACCCGTCAGTGCGCCTGGCCCTCGAAGAAGGCCGCGTGACCCTGCATGGCTGGATCTACGACATCGAAAGCGGCCGCATCGATGCCTTCGATGGCCGCAGCGGGAGCTTTGTGTCACTCGCCGCCAACCCCGACGTATGTGCCGTTTCCCATCAAGCCAGGCACGTTGCCTGA
- a CDS encoding alpha-E domain-containing protein, with amino-acid sequence MLSRTASDLYWMSRYLERAENLARMLEVSYSLSLMPQAGRSDGHAELAMSLLASGTLDDYRRRHTTLDTERMLHFFALDATNPSSIYCCLQAARTNAHAVRGRITADMWENINATWIEMRNIASNGLGRYGISQFCDWVKERSHLFRGATSGTIMRNDAYSFIRLGTFLERADNTLRLLDARYEMFGEASEEVSDDSARGYYQWSALLRALTSYEAFNELYRAAPSARPVSELLLLRVDVPRSLHACIEELDQILASLPGSTGRAAQRMAAELNARLRYTAVDEILEAGLHPWLTDFLGRINQLGQAVHHSYLEVV; translated from the coding sequence ATGCTTTCAAGAACCGCTTCCGACCTGTACTGGATGTCGCGCTACCTGGAGCGTGCAGAAAACCTCGCGCGCATGCTCGAGGTCAGTTATTCGCTGTCGCTGATGCCCCAGGCCGGGCGCAGCGACGGCCATGCCGAGCTGGCCATGTCGCTGCTGGCCTCCGGAACGCTGGACGACTACCGCCGCCGGCACACCACGCTCGATACCGAACGCATGCTGCACTTCTTCGCCCTCGACGCGACCAACCCGAGCAGCATCTATTGCTGCCTGCAGGCAGCCAGGACCAATGCCCATGCGGTGCGTGGCCGCATCACCGCCGACATGTGGGAGAACATCAACGCCACCTGGATCGAGATGCGCAACATCGCCAGCAACGGCCTGGGCCGGTACGGCATCAGCCAGTTCTGCGACTGGGTCAAGGAACGCTCGCACCTGTTCCGCGGGGCGACCTCGGGCACCATCATGCGTAACGATGCCTACAGCTTCATCCGCCTGGGGACCTTCCTTGAACGGGCGGACAACACCCTGCGCCTGCTCGATGCACGCTATGAAATGTTTGGCGAAGCCTCCGAAGAAGTCAGCGACGACTCTGCCCGCGGCTATTACCAGTGGAGCGCCTTGCTGCGCGCGCTGACCTCGTACGAAGCCTTCAACGAACTCTATCGCGCCGCGCCCAGTGCCCGGCCGGTATCCGAGCTGCTGTTGCTGCGGGTGGACGTGCCGCGCTCGCTGCATGCCTGCATCGAGGAGCTGGACCAGATCCTGGCCAGCCTGCCGGGCAGCACCGGCCGCGCTGCCCAGCGCATGGCCGCCGAACTCAATGCACGCCTGCGCTACACCGCAGTCGACGAAATCCTCGAAGCAGGCCTGCACCCATGGCTGACCGACTTCCTCGGGCGCATCAACCAACTGGGCCAGGCGGTCCATCACTCCTACCTGGAGGTCGTATGA
- a CDS encoding DUF2878 domain-containing protein — protein MGRRGWLLGNALWLQAGWWLCVLGVHRPWLLLIVLAGLLLHLRLSPGGEWRVLLAIAAAGCLLDSTLGMLGVFSFGQWPLPPWLALLWLVLASGMRHSLAGFARPAWRAVLLGMFGGPLAYLAGARLAGVDLPLGRLDTALVLAPVWALALPLALRFAARAKQTV, from the coding sequence ATGGGCCGCCGTGGCTGGCTGCTCGGCAATGCGCTGTGGCTGCAGGCCGGCTGGTGGCTTTGTGTACTGGGGGTGCACAGGCCCTGGCTGTTGCTGATCGTGCTGGCCGGCCTGCTGCTGCACCTGCGCCTGAGCCCCGGCGGTGAGTGGCGCGTGCTGCTGGCAATAGCGGCGGCTGGCTGCCTGCTGGACAGCACCCTGGGCATGCTCGGCGTATTCAGCTTCGGCCAGTGGCCGCTGCCGCCCTGGCTGGCACTGCTGTGGCTGGTGTTGGCCAGTGGCATGCGCCACAGCCTGGCAGGGTTTGCCCGGCCAGCGTGGCGCGCGGTGTTGCTGGGCATGTTCGGTGGCCCGTTGGCTTACCTGGCCGGCGCCCGGCTGGCCGGTGTCGACCTGCCACTGGGGCGCCTGGATACCGCGCTGGTCCTGGCGCCGGTCTGGGCATTGGCGCTGCCGCTGGCCTTGCGCTTCGCAGCAAGGGCAAAGCAGACCGTTTGA
- a CDS encoding proteasome-type protease, which translates to MTYCVAMHLADGLVFISDSRTNAGIDQISTFAKLFVFSLPGERLIVLQTAGNLATSQSVVNLLQQRTQGPGPHLLNVATLYDATVLVADTLREVVSRDRSKLTAGIDLSCSFIVGGQIAGGPMAIFNVYAQGNFFQATADTPFLQLGESKYGRPILDRNLSYHTPLDEALRCGLISFDSTIRSNLSVGMPLDLLVYRKNSLEAHARQRISSDDAYYQQIRRQWSDGLKRLLAELPAPPYG; encoded by the coding sequence ATGACTTACTGTGTCGCCATGCACCTGGCGGACGGGCTGGTCTTCATCAGCGACTCACGCACCAATGCCGGTATCGACCAGATCTCGACCTTTGCCAAGTTGTTCGTGTTCAGCCTGCCGGGCGAGCGCCTGATCGTCCTGCAGACTGCCGGCAACCTGGCGACCTCGCAGTCGGTGGTGAACCTGCTCCAGCAACGTACCCAGGGCCCTGGCCCGCACCTGCTGAACGTTGCCACGCTGTACGACGCCACGGTGCTGGTCGCCGACACCCTGCGCGAGGTGGTCAGCCGCGACCGCAGCAAGCTGACCGCCGGCATCGACCTGAGCTGTTCGTTCATCGTCGGCGGCCAGATTGCTGGCGGGCCCATGGCCATCTTCAACGTCTACGCGCAGGGCAACTTCTTCCAGGCCACCGCAGATACCCCATTCCTGCAACTGGGCGAAAGCAAGTACGGCCGGCCGATTCTCGACCGCAACCTGAGCTACCACACGCCCCTGGACGAAGCGCTGCGCTGCGGCCTGATCTCCTTCGACTCGACCATTCGCAGCAACCTGTCGGTGGGCATGCCGCTGGACCTGCTGGTGTACCGCAAGAACAGCCTGGAGGCGCACGCGCGCCAACGCATCAGCAGTGACGATGCCTACTACCAACAGATTCGCAGGCAATGGAGCGATGGCCTGAAAAGGCTGCTGGCCGAACTGCCAGCGCCCCCTTACGGTTGA
- a CDS encoding transglutaminase family protein, which translates to MKLSIRHDTTYSYASDVCNSIQFLRLTPRSSERQRIHEWHLDLPSKVKGQIDPYGNILHVLTLDKPHGHLALTASGQVEIDPAHEQEAGEQSPLPFLRGSHLTQADDTLKAFASRHCGAHRDRAALIGLMQGLAEHMPYRPGSTSVGTTAIEAFNGAAGVCQDHTHAFLACARSLGIPARYVSGYLCTEDEQHLASHAWAEAWVDDAWYSFDITNRLTRPERHLKLAVGLDYLDACPVRGVRRGGGAESMQASVHVHRQ; encoded by the coding sequence ATGAAACTGTCCATTCGCCACGACACCACCTACAGCTACGCCAGCGACGTCTGCAACAGCATCCAGTTCCTGCGCCTGACACCACGCAGCAGCGAACGCCAGCGCATCCATGAATGGCACCTGGACCTGCCCAGCAAGGTGAAGGGCCAGATCGACCCGTATGGCAACATCCTGCATGTACTGACCCTGGACAAACCCCATGGCCACCTGGCACTGACCGCCAGCGGCCAGGTGGAGATCGACCCGGCACACGAACAGGAGGCCGGTGAACAATCACCGCTGCCGTTCCTGCGCGGCAGCCACCTGACCCAGGCCGACGACACACTCAAGGCCTTTGCCAGCCGCCACTGCGGTGCCCACCGCGACCGCGCGGCACTGATCGGGCTGATGCAAGGCCTGGCCGAACACATGCCGTACCGCCCGGGCAGCACCTCGGTGGGCACCACCGCCATCGAAGCGTTCAACGGCGCTGCCGGGGTCTGCCAGGACCACACCCACGCCTTCCTCGCCTGTGCACGCAGCCTGGGCATACCGGCGCGTTACGTCTCCGGTTACCTGTGCACCGAGGACGAGCAGCACCTGGCCAGCCACGCCTGGGCCGAAGCCTGGGTCGACGACGCCTGGTACAGCTTTGACATCACCAACCGCCTCACCCGGCCAGAGCGCCACCTGAAGCTGGCCGTGGGCCTGGACTACCTCGATGCCTGCCCGGTCAGGGGCGTGCGCCGGGGTGGCGGCGCCGAGTCGATGCAGGCCAGCGTCCATGTGCACCGCCAGTGA